One stretch of Phaeodactylum tricornutum CCAP 1055/1 chromosome 9, whole genome shotgun sequence DNA includes these proteins:
- a CDS encoding predicted protein: protein MGNVCCGGNEETKASALDGPSRPDHDVTDHGSGASSSFPGHTALPDPSTESTNLASSAPTSTPQEQKLAQEQQRVQAREQARLALIVNKTGQSMVAVRSTRGSNAYYDQGFAAALAQHLEQTTRFAAQVPSRLPPPNARESVYARLTAAPWHGIQLGPKDGLAGCAGENPNTYMDHVAESYLDSVVPKKEGFSNARPIVENLL from the coding sequence CCGAGTCGACCAGACCACGACGTTACGGATCATGGTTCCGGGGCTTCCTCCTCTTTTCCCGGGCACACGGCTCTACCGGACCCGTCGACAGAATCGACGAATCTCGCGTCGTCCGCTCCCACGAGTACTCCACAAGAGCAAAAACTCGCTCAGGAGCAGCAGCGGGTGCAAGCCCGCGAGCAGGCGCGGCTCGCCTTGATCGTCAACAAGACGGGACAATCCATGGTAGCGGTGCGCTCGACCCGCGGCTCCAACGCGTACTACGATCAGGGATTCGCCGCCGCACTGGCGCAACATTTGGAACAAACGACGCGGTTTGCCGCTCAGGTGCCCTCCAGGTTGCCGCCCCCCAACGCACGTGAATCCGTCTACGCCCGACTTACGGCGGCACCCTGGCATGGAATTCAACTGGGACCCAAGGACGGCTTGGCGGGCTGTGCCGGAGAAAATCCGAATACCTATATGGACCACGTTGCGGAATCCTATTTGGATAGTGTCGTACCCAAGAAGGAAGGTTTTTCGAACGCGCGACCAATTGTGGAGAACCTGTTATAG
- a CDS encoding predicted protein, translating into MTVTRQLTKTAARVFGQLEGGGNPVTIFTSSVSLQPATRVALAQSCAWESVVVDRTRRSMAFYLPTGEPVDFCAHAAMGGVTQLLAPSAGSDASQSVSFTTDHADDTTRYTAHLHDHNIVALDLRTVYEEAPVPHPPTVRRILREAFGLRAGDLTQPPPRQSADAKPPYPTLRNASVARPKTLVYVNSLETLHAVKVPPVTNHHFRVACDAIGSTGVYLYAFDAADDTWACRQFPRASGYPEDPATGVAAAALAVALHKAGHVRDAYKCTQGTAMGQGSVLLVEDIQRRNADNHVSLRILGRVETDESEVMEIEEPE; encoded by the coding sequence ATGACGGTGACTCGACAATTGACCAAAACTGCGGCACGAGTCTTTGGTCAGCTCGAGGGCGGCGGTAATCCCGTCACGATCTTTACGTCGTCTGTATCGTTGCAACCCGCCACGCGGGTGGCCCTCGCGCAAAGCTGTGCCTGGGAAAGTGTCGTGGTGGATCGGACACGTCGGTCCATGGCCTTTTACCTCCCGACGGGAGAACCGGTCGACTTTTGTGCACACGCTGCCATGGGAGGAGTCACACAATTATTGGCCCCGTCCGCTGGTTCGGACGCATCCCAATCCGTGTCCTTTACCACGGACCACGCCGACGACACGACGCGTTATACGGCACACCTCCACGACCACAACATTGTAGCGCTGGACCTACGGACCGTGTACGAAGAGGCGCCCGTGCCTCATCCACCCACCGTGCGTCGGATTCTGCGCGAAGCCTTTGGACTGCGCGCCGGCGACTTGACGCAACCGCCGCCCCGACAATCGGCAGACGCGAAACCACCCTACCCCACACTCCGCAACGCCAGTGTCGCGCGTCCCAAAACCCTCGTATACGTCAATTCTTTGGAAACTCTGCACGCCGTCAAGGTACCACCCGTCACGAATCACCATTTCCGTGTCGCCTGCGACGCGATTGGTTCCACCGGTGTGTACCTGTACGCGTTCGACGCCGCGGACGACACCTGGGCCTGTCGGCAGTTCCCGCGGGCGTCCGGGTATCCCGAAGACCCCGCCACGGGCGTTGCCGCCGCGGCTCTCGCTGTGGCGCTGCACAAGGCCGGACACGTTCGGGATGCCTACAAGTGTACGCAAGGGACCGCCATGGGGCAAGGGTCCGTCCTACTCGTGGAAGATATCCAACGCCGCAACGCCGACAACCACGTGTCGCTACGGATCCTGGGACGAGTGGAAACCGACGAATCCGAAGTTATGGAGATTGAGGAACCGGAGTAA
- a CDS encoding predicted protein yields the protein MNSWDSSQTITTCGKRHAILSSRACGRGVVPSRADCSSVPSGAWSAAYSAVSWDFDGAVQQLLQLSPHRKTLLVRSVQTVLTSAGATVSQFQSPTLFRAALLQFVSQQQVRDQIWRACVDAMHAPENVE from the coding sequence ATGAACTCATGGGATTCCTCGCAGACAATCACGACATGCGGGAAACGGCACGCAATTCTCTCAAGCAGGGCGTGTGGGCGGGGGGTGGTGCCGTCTCGGGCGGATTGCTCCTCGGTCCCGTCGGGGGCTTGGTCGGCGGCATACTCGGCAGTATCGTGGGATTTCGACGGCGCGGTGCAACAGCTCCTCCAACTCTCACCGCATCGCAAGACTCTACTGGTTCGGTCGGTCCAGACGGTGTTGACTAGTGCGGGCGCGACGGTTTCCCAGTTCCAGAGTCCCACGCTCTTTCGAGCCGCCCTTCTCCAGTTTGTGTCCCAACAACAAGTCCGCGATCAAATATGGCGAGCCTGTGTTGACGCCATGCATGCTCCCGAAAACGTAGAGTAA